A single window of Hymenobacter sp. APR13 DNA harbors:
- a CDS encoding OmpA family protein, with product MKAPNSLLSFFMALTLLLGSCATSQPRNPNIPDAPDTNGTGPRKTGMSKTAKGGLIGAGGGAAAGAILGRVIGGKNGTAAGAIIGAAVGGTGGALIGRKMDKQAEDLQRDMQNAKVERVGEGIKITFDSGILFDTNKSDLRAASMTEIQKMAAILQKYPDTNVLVEGHTDASGSDAINQPLSERRAQAVANYTVSQGVDAARVTTKGLGSSDPIADNTTEAGKQANRRVEIAIFANEKMKKAAENGTL from the coding sequence ATGAAAGCTCCTAATTCGCTGCTCTCGTTCTTTATGGCCCTCACGCTGCTGCTGGGCTCATGCGCTACTTCTCAGCCTCGCAACCCCAACATTCCGGATGCTCCCGACACCAATGGCACCGGCCCCCGCAAGACGGGCATGAGCAAAACGGCTAAAGGCGGCCTCATCGGCGCTGGCGGCGGTGCTGCAGCCGGCGCTATTTTGGGCCGTGTGATTGGCGGCAAAAACGGCACAGCTGCCGGCGCCATCATTGGTGCAGCAGTAGGCGGCACCGGTGGGGCCCTGATCGGCCGCAAAATGGACAAGCAGGCTGAAGACCTGCAGCGCGACATGCAGAACGCCAAAGTAGAGCGTGTAGGCGAAGGCATCAAAATCACCTTCGACTCGGGCATCCTCTTCGACACCAACAAGAGCGACCTGCGCGCTGCCTCGATGACCGAAATCCAAAAGATGGCCGCCATCCTGCAGAAATACCCCGACACCAACGTACTGGTAGAAGGCCACACCGATGCCTCGGGCTCGGACGCCATCAACCAGCCGCTGTCGGAGCGCCGGGCGCAGGCTGTAGCCAACTACACGGTTTCGCAGGGTGTTGACGCGGCCCGCGTAACCACCAAAGGCCTCGGCTCCTCGGACCCAATTGCCGACAACACTACCGAAGCCGGCAAACAAGCTAACCGCCGTGTGGAAATTGCCATCTTCGCCAACGAAAAGATGAAGAAGGCAGCCGAAAACGGCACGCTCTAA
- a CDS encoding aminoglycoside phosphotransferase family protein, with amino-acid sequence MPDTAILDLVSPAFLEEMLRAHAPNSAYKVLAVEPLPLDNSASILVTLTAGQSARPIGHFGLAVTLEEAGRPPTTHHLVLKVKPHGSEISSMLAGLAGLCGGELAAVYPAFAERTGFQHTHQRELAVYEHAAPGLMPRIWGTHTDEQTGLYCVLMEYLQDVTLLNSVQTPAVWTDHHIRTALTQLAAWHARHLLPPGFAAPAWPDLPTGAYMQELAPLWTALLHNAAPRFPELFGAQRTAQLQAAIQQIPQRKAWLDTRPRTLIHNDLNPRNTCFRGAGASLQLCAYDWELATYHVPVYDAVELLCFVLDADRYHLRPAYLEHYRHTLHALTGRYPDPVAFRRETHYATLDFGLHRLGMYLMAHSVGPYPFLPRVVESFFDTLTQTVPTENTAPAAIASHIA; translated from the coding sequence GTGCCTGATACCGCCATCCTCGACCTGGTGAGCCCGGCTTTTCTGGAAGAAATGCTGCGCGCCCACGCCCCCAATTCCGCCTATAAAGTGCTGGCCGTAGAGCCCCTGCCGCTCGACAACTCCGCCAGTATTCTGGTGACGCTCACGGCGGGCCAGAGCGCCCGCCCCATCGGGCACTTCGGGCTAGCCGTGACGTTGGAAGAAGCCGGCCGGCCGCCCACGACCCATCATCTGGTGCTCAAGGTGAAGCCCCACGGCAGCGAAATATCCAGCATGCTGGCCGGGCTGGCTGGCTTGTGCGGCGGCGAGCTGGCCGCGGTGTACCCGGCCTTTGCCGAGCGCACCGGCTTCCAGCACACCCACCAGCGCGAACTGGCCGTGTACGAGCACGCCGCGCCCGGCCTGATGCCGCGCATCTGGGGCACGCACACCGACGAGCAAACCGGCCTCTACTGCGTGCTGATGGAATATCTGCAGGACGTGACGCTGCTCAACTCGGTGCAGACGCCCGCCGTTTGGACCGACCACCACATCCGCACGGCGCTAACGCAGCTGGCCGCCTGGCACGCCCGCCACCTGCTGCCGCCCGGCTTTGCCGCGCCCGCCTGGCCCGACCTGCCCACCGGCGCCTACATGCAGGAGCTGGCCCCGCTCTGGACGGCGCTGCTCCACAACGCCGCGCCGCGCTTCCCGGAGTTGTTCGGGGCCCAGCGTACGGCACAGCTACAAGCCGCCATCCAACAGATTCCGCAGCGCAAGGCCTGGCTGGACACCCGGCCGCGCACGCTCATCCACAACGACCTGAACCCGCGCAATACCTGTTTCCGGGGCGCCGGGGCCAGCCTGCAGCTCTGCGCCTACGACTGGGAGCTGGCCACCTACCACGTGCCGGTGTATGATGCCGTGGAGCTGCTCTGCTTCGTGCTCGATGCCGACCGCTACCACCTGCGCCCCGCTTATCTGGAGCACTACCGCCACACCCTGCACGCTCTCACCGGCCGCTACCCCGACCCAGTTGCCTTCCGCCGGGAAACCCACTACGCCACCCTCGATTTCGGTTTGCACCGCCTGGGCATGTACCTGATGGCGCATTCCGTGGGACCCTACCCTTTCCTGCCCCGTGTGGTTGAGAGCTTCTTCGATACGTTAACCCAGACGGTGCCCACTGAAAACACCGCACCTGCCGCTATTGCCTCACACATTGCTTAA
- a CDS encoding AMP-binding protein yields the protein MQPLTQISASAVPGLLARPGTGAHRRPAAPAPVSPETNYARLILAQLRRHPAQPCLVWPAPDGTTRRHTAYDLLQRIATHRQQLLAAGVQPGHSVLLAVPVSVELIAGLLAVQALGAVPVLPPAGASAWQLLQLTRRLGIRTILTGPAASPLVRLAAMLCGVQLLAAVGGPLAAAVEGWEAWPVPAQQPALVSHSSGSTGQPKAIRRSHAVLQAQHAAIKAAFPPWQGQRDFPLFPNVLLHNLAAGVVSALPAVPWHNLRQLNPARIVAQLQTEQVQTLTGNVAYFAALLAHLQQQPVALPYVVAVGVGGSSVPEPLAQQLRQAFGQAAVHIIYGSSEAEPIAVRQVTDEVPDPRAGYCVGPIQDGLEWRFEVLGVLQGRATPGQPVGELWVRGAHVAAPSGEWLRTGDYGYVADGQLYLTGRQGNERLHHGVQHYQLEHLLYHLPGVERAAARADAAGFTVFVQGTVKPASVAQLLAQNLPQVPVLAIHMRTTLPVDARHHSKILYSQLR from the coding sequence ATGCAGCCACTCACCCAGATTTCCGCTTCTGCCGTACCCGGTCTCCTAGCCCGACCGGGCACCGGTGCCCACCGTCGCCCGGCAGCGCCGGCCCCGGTAAGCCCCGAAACCAACTACGCCCGCCTTATTCTGGCGCAGCTCCGGCGCCATCCGGCCCAGCCGTGCCTGGTGTGGCCCGCCCCCGATGGCACCACCCGCCGGCATACCGCCTACGACCTGCTGCAGCGCATTGCGACCCACCGGCAACAGCTGCTCGCCGCGGGCGTGCAGCCCGGCCACTCCGTGCTGCTGGCCGTGCCCGTAAGTGTGGAGCTGATTGCGGGTTTGCTGGCCGTGCAGGCGCTGGGAGCCGTGCCGGTGCTGCCGCCGGCCGGGGCTTCGGCGTGGCAGCTGCTGCAGTTGACGCGCCGCCTGGGCATCCGGACGATACTGACCGGCCCCGCTGCTTCGCCTCTGGTCCGGCTGGCGGCCATGCTGTGCGGTGTGCAGCTGCTGGCGGCAGTAGGTGGGCCGCTGGCCGCGGCTGTTGAGGGCTGGGAAGCCTGGCCGGTTCCGGCGCAGCAGCCGGCGCTGGTGTCGCACAGCTCCGGCTCTACGGGGCAACCCAAGGCCATCCGGCGCAGCCACGCGGTGCTGCAGGCCCAGCACGCGGCCATCAAGGCCGCGTTTCCGCCGTGGCAGGGGCAGCGCGACTTCCCGCTGTTTCCGAATGTGCTGCTGCACAACCTGGCGGCGGGCGTGGTGAGCGCGCTGCCGGCCGTGCCCTGGCACAACCTGCGGCAGCTCAACCCGGCCCGGATTGTAGCGCAGCTGCAAACAGAGCAGGTCCAGACCCTGACCGGCAACGTGGCCTACTTCGCCGCTTTGCTGGCGCACCTGCAGCAGCAGCCGGTTGCGCTGCCTTACGTGGTGGCCGTGGGCGTGGGCGGCTCGTCGGTGCCGGAGCCGCTGGCGCAGCAGCTGCGGCAGGCGTTCGGGCAGGCGGCGGTGCACATCATCTACGGCTCATCGGAGGCCGAGCCCATTGCCGTGCGGCAGGTGACCGACGAAGTGCCCGACCCGCGGGCCGGCTACTGCGTGGGCCCTATCCAAGATGGGCTGGAATGGCGGTTTGAGGTGCTGGGCGTGCTGCAGGGCCGCGCCACGCCGGGCCAACCAGTGGGCGAGCTGTGGGTGCGGGGCGCGCACGTAGCCGCCCCGTCCGGCGAGTGGCTGCGCACCGGCGACTACGGCTACGTGGCCGATGGTCAGCTCTACCTCACGGGCCGCCAGGGCAACGAGCGGCTGCACCACGGCGTGCAGCACTATCAGCTGGAGCACCTGCTCTATCACCTGCCCGGTGTGGAGCGCGCCGCCGCCCGCGCCGATGCCGCCGGCTTTACGGTGTTCGTACAGGGCACCGTAAAGCCCGCAAGCGTAGCCCAACTACTGGCCCAAAACCTGCCGCAAGTACCGGTGCTGGCCATCCATATGCGGACCACGCTGCCCGTGGACGCGCGGCATCATTCCAAAATCCTTTACTCTCAATTGCGCTAG
- a CDS encoding OmpA family protein encodes MKNLRSLFALMMAVLLFGTSTVQAQDAGTTTTKKPWSKTAKGAVIGGLGGAAGGAVLGRVIGGKSGTAKGAIIGAAVGGAGGALIGRRMDKQAAELKKEMAGAKVERVGEGIKITFDSGLLFAKNSSALTSAAQANIQDLAKTLIKYGDTNVIVEGHTDTSGSDAINDPLSQRRAQAVANYTQQQGVDASRFTVTGYGSKQPVADNSTEAGRIANRRVEIAIFANEKLKKAAEKGTI; translated from the coding sequence ATGAAAAATCTTCGTTCGCTTTTCGCTTTGATGATGGCCGTGCTGCTGTTTGGCACCAGCACGGTGCAGGCCCAGGACGCCGGCACAACTACCACCAAGAAGCCGTGGAGCAAAACCGCTAAAGGTGCCGTAATCGGTGGCCTGGGTGGCGCGGCCGGTGGTGCCGTACTGGGCCGCGTAATTGGCGGTAAGTCGGGCACGGCTAAAGGTGCCATTATTGGAGCTGCTGTGGGCGGTGCCGGTGGTGCTCTGATTGGCCGCCGCATGGACAAGCAGGCGGCTGAGCTGAAAAAGGAAATGGCCGGCGCCAAAGTGGAGCGCGTAGGGGAAGGCATCAAAATCACCTTCGACTCGGGCTTGCTGTTCGCTAAGAACTCGTCGGCTCTGACCTCGGCTGCTCAGGCCAACATCCAAGACCTGGCTAAAACCCTCATCAAGTACGGCGACACCAACGTCATCGTGGAAGGCCACACCGACACCAGCGGCTCGGACGCCATCAACGACCCATTGTCGCAGCGCCGGGCTCAGGCCGTGGCCAACTACACGCAGCAGCAGGGTGTAGACGCTTCGCGCTTCACCGTGACGGGCTATGGCTCCAAGCAGCCTGTGGCTGACAACTCCACTGAGGCCGGCCGCATTGCCAACCGCCGCGTGGAAATTGCCATCTTCGCCAACGAGAAGCTGAAGAAGGCTGCCGAAAAAGGCACCATCTAA
- a CDS encoding DUF3419 family protein encodes MESEFYNVALDRLRYSLVWEDSRTLYGALTIQPTDHVLVIASAGCNVLNALLKNPRHVTAIDLNPVQLQLLRLKLHVIRHHEHAVLRGLLGLAGPAAVAAAWQTVAPTLPAAEHGYWASFFESHPAGILTAGRLESYVTGFLPTLTPALQAHLRQLLGFDTVAEQAAYFEATLASSAFPALFVAYFDEANLSKGRDPRLFRYAAESGGEAFYSRLRDTLHTELMRDNFFLRFFFFGPENLPCAILPPCYQRRHHALLRQQLPKLTLVEGEAVDYLRSAAGQSISKASLSNIFEYTSPAEFQRTMQALFAGNRPLRVVYWNLLLDQGADTDSGAAPLPLATAVSERLSQQEACFYFRNVRVLDSRQICAAASSATPSFLADCA; translated from the coding sequence ATGGAATCCGAGTTCTACAATGTGGCGCTGGACCGCCTGCGCTATTCGCTGGTGTGGGAAGACAGCCGCACGCTCTACGGCGCCCTCACTATTCAGCCCACCGACCACGTGCTGGTAATAGCCTCGGCGGGCTGCAACGTGCTCAATGCGCTGCTCAAGAACCCGCGCCACGTCACGGCCATCGACCTGAATCCGGTGCAATTGCAGCTGTTGCGCCTGAAGCTGCATGTCATCCGGCACCACGAGCACGCGGTGCTGCGCGGCCTGCTGGGGCTGGCCGGGCCGGCGGCCGTGGCGGCGGCCTGGCAAACGGTGGCGCCCACGCTGCCGGCCGCCGAGCACGGCTACTGGGCCTCGTTTTTCGAGAGCCATCCGGCCGGGATTCTCACGGCGGGGCGGCTGGAAAGCTACGTCACGGGCTTTCTGCCGACGCTGACTCCTGCACTGCAGGCCCACCTGCGGCAGTTGCTGGGATTTGATACGGTGGCTGAGCAGGCCGCCTACTTTGAGGCTACTCTGGCCAGCTCGGCGTTTCCGGCTCTGTTTGTGGCCTACTTCGACGAGGCAAACCTGAGCAAGGGCCGCGACCCGCGCCTGTTCCGCTACGCCGCCGAGTCGGGCGGGGAGGCCTTTTACAGCCGCCTGCGCGACACGCTGCACACCGAGCTGATGCGCGACAATTTCTTTCTGCGGTTCTTCTTCTTCGGACCCGAAAACCTGCCCTGTGCCATTCTGCCGCCTTGCTACCAGCGCCGCCACCACGCGCTATTGCGCCAGCAGCTGCCCAAGCTCACGCTGGTAGAAGGCGAGGCCGTGGACTATCTGCGCAGCGCGGCGGGCCAGTCTATCAGCAAAGCCAGCCTGTCCAACATCTTTGAGTACACCAGTCCGGCCGAGTTCCAGCGGACTATGCAGGCGCTGTTTGCGGGCAACCGGCCACTGCGGGTGGTGTACTGGAACCTGCTGCTCGACCAAGGCGCCGACACCGATTCGGGCGCCGCGCCACTGCCCCTTGCCACGGCCGTTTCCGAGCGGTTGTCGCAGCAGGAGGCCTGCTTCTACTTCCGCAACGTGCGCGTGCTCGACTCGCGCCAGATTTGCGCCGCCGCTTCTTCTGCCACACCTTCTTTCCTCGCTGACTGTGCCTGA
- a CDS encoding PEP/pyruvate-binding domain-containing protein, with the protein MILHGSTPSAQYTIGHKALGLFRLQAAGMRVPDFLVLPAETFDALLLAAPNAAQQRQLLQAFQLPAADQQAIRQVLAGWGFPAQPVVVRSSVADEDGAGASFAGLMDSFLNLTSEAAVWAAVGQCAASAYSERALAYRRQKQLPLAARPAVIIQRQLAAETSGVVFSTFPEYPQEMAVHAVWGFGEGLVGGQLQPDEFYLNKLTGALRHTQLAAKETQFQPAAGADGLRQTAVPAGQQHAACLTDAQLATLFAAATQLEQQFGHPQDLEFVVEAGQPWLVQARPITQPIPEVVVYDNSNIQESYCGVTTPLTFSFAQRAYATVYRQTMHVLGLPPARIQAHESTVTQLLGLVKGRIYYNINNWYRGLQLLPSFRQNKADMERMMGLEEPVDFVVSQRKTLGATLRLLPGLGLNLLRLLRAFGQLKKRVPAFHAHFRAHYQRFYSLPLATLSGAELRQQKDLLDAQLLQKWTTPIINDFFVMTTNGRVNRGLQRAGIAQPDEFLSRYLSGDQQVASTQPTRQLQALARAAWPQAALRELVLAAPPDLHAQVAQLAPDFHRAVEEFIGQYGDRTVGELKLETATMRVEPAVFYQYLRNFLLAPPAPETEAGSPLQQQARQELADKLAGRSRWFKWRLERSLRQLQQAIRYREALRLERTRLFGMYRALYRAMGAQLTERGQLAAPEDVFWLTEPELLAALADGATPLLPLVAERRQEFRQYTREDVPARVTLPARPAAAPPLPAGALAGTGCYPGVAEGEVIVITDPGGDLNVSGKIVCALRTDPGWAALFPMCRGVIIEKGSSLSHSVILLRELGIPTIINVPHVTQRLRTGQQVRLNGESGRIEVVE; encoded by the coding sequence ATGATACTTCACGGTTCCACGCCGTCTGCTCAGTACACCATCGGCCACAAGGCGCTCGGGCTGTTCCGGCTACAGGCAGCGGGCATGCGCGTGCCGGATTTTCTGGTGCTGCCCGCCGAAACCTTCGATGCGCTGCTGCTGGCCGCACCGAATGCGGCGCAGCAGCGGCAGTTGCTGCAGGCGTTCCAGCTGCCCGCCGCCGACCAGCAGGCCATCCGGCAGGTGCTGGCCGGCTGGGGGTTTCCGGCGCAACCGGTGGTGGTGCGCTCATCGGTGGCTGATGAGGACGGCGCAGGCGCCTCGTTTGCGGGGCTTATGGATTCGTTTCTGAACCTGACGTCGGAGGCGGCGGTGTGGGCGGCGGTGGGCCAGTGCGCGGCCAGCGCCTATTCCGAGCGGGCCCTGGCTTACCGCCGCCAGAAACAGCTGCCGCTGGCGGCGCGGCCGGCCGTCATCATTCAGCGGCAGCTGGCCGCCGAAACCAGCGGCGTAGTGTTTTCCACGTTTCCGGAGTATCCGCAGGAAATGGCCGTGCACGCCGTTTGGGGCTTCGGCGAGGGTCTGGTAGGCGGGCAGCTACAGCCCGACGAGTTTTACCTCAACAAGCTTACCGGCGCGCTCCGCCACACCCAGCTGGCCGCCAAGGAAACCCAGTTTCAGCCCGCTGCCGGCGCCGATGGGCTCCGGCAAACCGCCGTGCCGGCCGGCCAGCAGCACGCCGCCTGCCTCACCGATGCCCAGCTGGCCACGCTGTTCGCGGCGGCCACGCAGCTGGAGCAGCAGTTCGGGCATCCCCAAGACCTGGAGTTTGTGGTGGAAGCCGGCCAGCCGTGGCTGGTGCAGGCCCGGCCTATCACCCAGCCCATTCCGGAGGTCGTGGTCTACGACAACTCCAACATTCAGGAAAGCTACTGCGGGGTCACCACGCCGCTCACGTTCAGCTTCGCGCAGCGTGCCTACGCCACCGTGTACCGCCAGACCATGCACGTGCTGGGGCTGCCGCCGGCCCGCATTCAGGCCCACGAAAGCACCGTCACGCAGCTGCTGGGGCTGGTGAAGGGGCGCATCTACTACAACATCAACAACTGGTACCGCGGCCTGCAGCTGCTGCCCTCCTTTCGCCAAAACAAGGCCGACATGGAGCGCATGATGGGCCTGGAAGAGCCCGTGGATTTCGTGGTGAGCCAGCGCAAAACGCTGGGCGCCACGCTCCGGCTGCTGCCTGGCCTGGGTTTGAATCTGCTGCGGCTGCTGCGGGCCTTCGGGCAGCTGAAGAAACGCGTGCCGGCCTTTCACGCCCACTTTCGGGCGCACTACCAGCGGTTCTATTCCCTGCCGCTGGCCACGCTCAGCGGCGCGGAGCTGCGGCAGCAAAAGGACCTGCTGGATGCGCAGCTGCTGCAAAAATGGACCACGCCCATCATCAACGACTTCTTCGTGATGACCACCAACGGCCGCGTGAACCGGGGTTTGCAGCGGGCCGGTATTGCGCAGCCCGACGAGTTCCTGAGCCGGTATTTGTCCGGCGACCAGCAGGTGGCCAGCACCCAGCCCACGCGCCAGCTGCAGGCCCTGGCCCGCGCCGCGTGGCCCCAGGCCGCCCTGCGCGAGCTGGTGCTGGCCGCCCCGCCCGATCTGCACGCCCAGGTGGCCCAACTGGCGCCGGATTTTCACCGGGCCGTAGAAGAGTTTATCGGGCAGTACGGCGACCGGACGGTGGGCGAGCTGAAGCTGGAAACGGCCACTATGCGCGTGGAGCCCGCCGTGTTCTACCAGTACCTGCGCAACTTCCTGCTGGCGCCTCCCGCCCCGGAAACTGAGGCTGGCAGCCCTCTGCAACAGCAGGCCCGGCAGGAGCTGGCCGATAAGCTGGCCGGCCGCAGCCGCTGGTTTAAGTGGCGGCTGGAGCGCAGCCTCCGACAGCTGCAGCAGGCCATCCGGTACCGTGAGGCGCTGCGGCTGGAGCGCACCCGGCTGTTTGGCATGTACCGGGCGCTCTACCGGGCCATGGGCGCCCAGCTCACGGAGCGCGGCCAGCTGGCAGCTCCCGAAGACGTATTCTGGCTGACGGAGCCGGAGCTGCTGGCCGCCCTGGCCGACGGCGCCACTCCCCTGCTGCCGCTGGTAGCCGAGCGTCGCCAAGAGTTCCGGCAGTACACCCGGGAAGACGTACCGGCCCGCGTGACGTTGCCCGCCCGCCCCGCTGCCGCCCCGCCCCTGCCTGCAGGCGCTCTAGCCGGCACCGGCTGCTACCCCGGCGTGGCCGAGGGCGAGGTAATCGTCATCACCGACCCAGGCGGCGACCTGAACGTGAGCGGTAAAATCGTGTGTGCCCTGCGCACCGACCCCGGCTGGGCGGCCCTGTTCCCGATGTGCCGCGGCGTCATCATCGAGAAAGGCTCGTCGTTGTCGCACTCCGTGATTCTGCTGCGCGAGCTGGGCATTCCCACTATCATCAACGTGCCGCACGTTACGCAGCGCCTGCGCACCGGCCAGCAAGTGCGCTTGAACGGCGAATCCGGCCGGATTGAGGTGGTGGAGTGA
- a CDS encoding OmpA family protein, with product MNNSVSLLPALALVAALALPGCVASKKYDDLKARQASTEQGKAEAERQQRTAVAELRKATDELAEMRLQTKRLTDDSTQTGNALRRTRQLYTQLTDSYDKLLKNSDRELANKSSDYNKVAQDLARREAELGELDAGLRRSRADIDKLNADLKTREARLAELQKALAEKDKAVNDLRASVTNALRGFQGTDLQVQMKDGKVYVSLSEQLLFKSGSTKVDPKGQEALKQLATVLQQQPDVNVVVEGHTDNVPFSRPAGAMQDNWDLSVLRATEIARLLAAGGVPPQRVTASGRSQYVPVAANDSPQNKALNRRTEIILTPKLNELLKILDSNSTTGGK from the coding sequence GTGAACAACTCTGTTTCTCTGCTTCCTGCGTTGGCCCTAGTGGCGGCCCTGGCACTGCCCGGCTGCGTGGCCTCCAAAAAATATGACGATCTGAAGGCCCGCCAGGCTTCCACGGAGCAGGGCAAGGCCGAAGCCGAGCGCCAGCAGCGCACGGCCGTAGCCGAGCTGCGCAAAGCCACCGACGAGCTGGCCGAAATGCGCCTGCAAACCAAACGCCTCACCGACGACTCCACCCAGACCGGCAACGCCCTGCGCCGCACCCGCCAGCTCTACACCCAGCTCACCGACAGCTACGACAAGCTACTGAAAAACTCCGATCGGGAGCTGGCCAACAAGTCGTCGGACTACAACAAGGTGGCCCAGGACCTGGCGCGCCGCGAGGCCGAGCTAGGCGAACTGGACGCCGGCCTGCGCCGCAGCCGCGCTGACATCGACAAACTCAACGCCGACCTGAAAACCCGCGAAGCCCGATTGGCGGAGCTGCAGAAAGCCCTAGCCGAAAAAGACAAAGCCGTGAACGACCTGCGCGCCAGCGTCACGAATGCGCTGCGGGGCTTTCAGGGCACCGATTTGCAGGTGCAGATGAAGGACGGCAAGGTGTACGTGTCGCTGTCGGAACAGCTGCTGTTCAAGTCAGGCTCGACGAAGGTGGACCCCAAGGGCCAGGAGGCGCTCAAGCAGCTGGCCACCGTGCTGCAGCAGCAACCCGACGTGAACGTGGTGGTGGAAGGCCACACCGACAACGTGCCGTTCAGCCGCCCAGCCGGCGCCATGCAAGACAACTGGGATTTGAGCGTGTTGCGGGCCACCGAAATTGCGCGGCTACTGGCCGCGGGCGGCGTGCCGCCGCAGCGCGTTACGGCCTCGGGCCGCAGCCAGTATGTGCCCGTCGCCGCCAACGACTCGCCCCAGAACAAGGCCCTCAACCGCCGCACCGAAATCATCCTGACGCCCAAGCTCAACGAGCTGCTGAAGATTCTGGACTCGAACTCGACGACGGGCGGCAAATAA
- a CDS encoding class I fructose-bisphosphate aldolase yields MASPTASLSAETEALLQHECKTIRKDLLHQPGPDFLDRCFVPGNRTPQVLRSLGQLYNHGRLGGTGYLSILPVDQGIEHTAGSAFGPNPMYFDPENIIRLAVEGGCNAVATTFGTFGTVARKYAHKIPFLVKINHNELLTYPNKFDQIMFGSVKEAWNLGATAVGATIYFGSEESGRQLQEVSEAFALAHELGLATVLWCYTRNNAFKTADKDFHVSADLTGQANHLGVTIQADIIKQKLPENNGGFSTLKFGKTFPAMYDQLASDNPIDLTRYQVANCYMGRIGLINSGGESKGATDQADAVRTAIINKRAGGQGLISGRKAFQRPFAEGVHLLNAIQDVYLDPAITLA; encoded by the coding sequence ATGGCATCTCCTACTGCTTCCCTGAGCGCCGAAACCGAGGCGCTGCTCCAGCACGAGTGCAAAACCATCCGCAAAGACCTGCTGCATCAGCCCGGCCCCGACTTTCTGGACCGCTGCTTTGTGCCCGGCAACCGCACGCCGCAGGTGCTGCGCAGCCTGGGCCAGCTGTACAACCATGGGCGGCTGGGCGGCACCGGCTACCTCAGCATCCTGCCCGTCGACCAGGGCATCGAGCACACGGCCGGCTCCGCCTTCGGGCCCAACCCGATGTACTTCGACCCCGAAAACATCATCCGGCTGGCCGTGGAAGGCGGCTGCAATGCCGTAGCTACCACCTTCGGCACGTTCGGGACGGTGGCCCGCAAGTACGCCCACAAAATCCCGTTCCTGGTTAAAATCAACCACAACGAGCTGCTGACCTACCCCAATAAGTTCGACCAGATCATGTTTGGCTCGGTGAAGGAGGCCTGGAACCTGGGCGCCACGGCGGTGGGGGCCACCATCTATTTCGGCTCCGAGGAATCGGGCCGGCAGCTGCAGGAAGTGAGTGAGGCGTTTGCGCTGGCCCACGAGCTGGGCTTGGCCACGGTGCTCTGGTGCTACACCCGCAACAACGCCTTCAAAACCGCTGACAAAGACTTTCACGTGTCGGCCGACCTCACGGGCCAGGCCAACCACCTCGGCGTAACTATTCAGGCCGACATCATCAAGCAGAAGCTGCCCGAAAACAACGGTGGCTTCAGCACGCTCAAGTTCGGCAAGACCTTCCCGGCCATGTACGACCAGTTGGCCTCCGACAACCCCATCGACCTGACCCGCTACCAAGTAGCCAACTGCTACATGGGCCGCATCGGCCTCATCAACTCTGGCGGCGAAAGCAAAGGCGCCACCGACCAGGCCGACGCCGTGCGCACGGCCATCATCAACAAGCGCGCCGGTGGCCAGGGCCTGATTTCGGGCCGCAAAGCCTTTCAGCGCCCTTTTGCCGAAGGCGTACATCTCCTCAACGCCATCCAGGACGTATACCTGGACCCGGCCATCACGCTGGCGTAG
- the accD gene encoding acetyl-CoA carboxylase, carboxyltransferase subunit beta produces MSWFKRVEKGIVTPTEQKKETPDGLWYKCPECKTVATMAEHKRLLSTCGNCNHHDRIDAAEYFEFLFDDGQFTELDADMHSGDPLHFVDTKAYPQRLVATEKTTGLRDAVRTAHGLSNGQGLVVAAMDFRFIGGSMGSVVGEKIARAIDYARQQRLPFLMISRSGGARMMEAGFSLMQMAKTSAKLALLSEAGVPYISLLTDPTTGGVTASFAMLGDFNIAEPGALIGFAGPRVIKETIGKDLPKGFQSAEFVLEHGFLDFIVDRKQLKQQLSDLLGMLRPTEAAEPVGAKLGQRTR; encoded by the coding sequence ATGTCTTGGTTTAAGCGCGTAGAAAAGGGCATCGTCACGCCAACGGAGCAAAAGAAGGAGACGCCGGACGGGCTGTGGTATAAGTGCCCCGAGTGCAAAACCGTGGCCACCATGGCCGAGCACAAGCGCCTGCTCTCCACCTGCGGCAACTGCAACCACCACGACCGGATTGACGCGGCCGAATACTTCGAGTTCCTCTTCGACGACGGGCAGTTTACGGAGCTGGATGCCGATATGCACTCCGGCGACCCGCTGCACTTCGTAGACACCAAAGCCTATCCGCAGCGCCTGGTAGCTACTGAAAAGACGACCGGCCTGCGCGACGCCGTCCGGACGGCGCACGGCCTCTCCAACGGCCAGGGCTTGGTGGTTGCCGCCATGGACTTCCGCTTCATCGGCGGCTCCATGGGTTCGGTGGTGGGCGAGAAGATTGCCCGCGCCATCGATTACGCCCGCCAGCAGCGCCTGCCCTTCCTGATGATTTCGCGCTCCGGCGGCGCCCGCATGATGGAAGCCGGTTTCTCGCTGATGCAGATGGCCAAAACCTCGGCCAAGCTGGCGCTGCTTTCCGAAGCCGGCGTGCCTTACATATCGCTGCTCACCGACCCTACCACCGGTGGCGTAACGGCCTCGTTCGCCATGCTCGGCGACTTCAATATTGCCGAGCCAGGTGCCCTCATCGGGTTTGCCGGGCCGCGTGTTATCAAGGAAACCATCGGCAAGGATTTGCCGAAGGGCTTCCAGAGCGCCGAGTTTGTGCTGGAGCACGGCTTCCTCGATTTTATTGTCGACCGCAAGCAGCTCAAGCAGCAACTGTCTGATTTGCTGGGCATGCTGCGCCCTACCGAGGCGGCTGAGCCGGTTGGAGCCAAGCTAGGCCAGCGCACCCGCTAA